Below is a genomic region from Gemmatimonadota bacterium.
TGGAATTGATCCGCGACCACGAGGATGTGCGCCAGGCCTATCAGGCGCAGTTTTCACATATTTTAATCGACGAATACCAGGATACCAATCGTCCGCAATACCTTTTTGCGCGTTATCTGGCAGAAGTACATCAAAATATATGTGTTGTTGGCGATGACGATCAGAGCATCTATGCGTGGCGCGGCGCAGATATTCGCAATATTCTCGATTTTGAAGCCGATTATCCCAACGCGCTTGTCGTGCGCCTGGAGCAAAACTACCGTTCCACGCAGGTTATTCTGGATGCTGGTAATGCTCTGATTCGCAACAATGCGGGGCGCAAGGGAAAGGAACTGTGGACGGATCGCGCACGGGGTGAGAAAATCCGTTTAAAAAGATGCGCCGATGAAGTAGAAGAAGCGCGTTGGATAGCCGGTGTGGCACAAGATTTTAAGCGCGAGCATACCTACCGGGATATGGCGGTGTTATATCGCACCAATGCACAGTCTCGCGCCCTTGAAGAAGGATTTAGACGCGCCAATATCCCGTATCAAATCGTGGGCGATGTGCGATTTTACGAGCGCAAGGAAGTCAAGGATGTGCTCGCGTATCTCAAATTGGTGGTCAATCCGCGCGATTCCATCAGTTTTTGGCGCGTGATTAACACGCCGCGTCGAGGCATTGGCGCGACATCTACAGGACGGCTCGATGAGTTTGCCATGCGCGAGGGGGTTGCGCCCTATGAGGCACTTGCACATTTAGAAGCTATTGACGCAATTCCAAAGCGCACAGCCCACGCGATGCAGCGGTTTTACGACATGGTCGAGGGTTTTCGCCAGGATATAGAAGCGATACCCGCAGATGAACTCGCGGCAAAAATTGTCGATGAAACCGGATATTTGCGCGACTTTGAAAAACTCCTGCCAGAAGAACAGATGTCGCGACGAGCGCATGTCACGGAATTGTTGACGGATATTCAGCTTTTTGTCGAGCAGTCGGACGATGTCTCTTTAGAGGCGTATTTGCGGAAAGTTTCGTTGGTGACAGATGTAGATCAATGGGAAAACGCCGCGGATGCGGTCACGCTGATGACTCTGCACAGTGCTAAGGGGCTGGAATTTCCCATTGTGTTTGTTACCGGCCTCGAAGAAGGGCTGTTTCCAATTTTGCGCCCCGCTGGCGACGAGGGGAATATGGAAGATGCGTTAGAAGAGGAACGCCGTCTTTTTTACGTGGGCATTACCCGCGCCCAGGATCGGCTCTTTTTATCCTGTGCGATGAGGCGGCAACGATACGGCGGTGCGGTGAGTAGTTCGGCCTCGCAGTTTTTGTTCGAAATCCCCGAAGATCTGCTCGATGCCGGTTTTAAAATTAGCGAGGTCAGCAGCATTCCACGCCGAAAAACGGGCAGAGAACCCGCCCGTCGAGTCAAATCGGGAGAACCGTTTTTAATGGATGTCGGATCCTGGGTTGTACATCCCGCCTGGGGGCGTGGACAGATTCAAAGCCGCGCGGGATCGGGGCAAAATGCCAAACTCAAAGTGCGATTCGATGGCGGTGCCGTCAGGACACTCTTAGTCGAATATGCCAATCTTCAGCCGGGGTAAACCCACTTCTTTAAGCTAAGCAAGGAAGTTCCCATGAACACGCGACGCTACCAACTTCGCTTCAGCGGCCTTCGAGAGAACAAAGGTCGGATCAAAGTGGCAACGCTTCAGTGCTCTTTGGACGCCCTTGTCAAGACAGCGGAGTGTGCCACTCGTCTGATGGTCACTGGCGAAGGTAGTGGTAGGGGACCAAGACCAGGATGGCTGAATGCAGCCCTTGACTTCACCATCACCGGAGGAGAACTCGGC
It encodes:
- a CDS encoding UvrD-helicase domain-containing protein, whose product is MSSILNGLNDAQREAVQAVDGPVLILAGAGSGKTRVLTRRIAYLLRECDVDPRQILAMTFTNKAAGEMRERVEDLLHRSCKTMWIGTFHSLCARLLRSQAERVGLRPNFTIYDTTDQLALLRRVIADEELSERDFPARLIRTRISQAKNQMVGVDVFAQRASTFREQIIARVFRHYQDALKQNNAVDFDDLLTLCVELIRDHEDVRQAYQAQFSHILIDEYQDTNRPQYLFARYLAEVHQNICVVGDDDQSIYAWRGADIRNILDFEADYPNALVVRLEQNYRSTQVILDAGNALIRNNAGRKGKELWTDRARGEKIRLKRCADEVEEARWIAGVAQDFKREHTYRDMAVLYRTNAQSRALEEGFRRANIPYQIVGDVRFYERKEVKDVLAYLKLVVNPRDSISFWRVINTPRRGIGATSTGRLDEFAMREGVAPYEALAHLEAIDAIPKRTAHAMQRFYDMVEGFRQDIEAIPADELAAKIVDETGYLRDFEKLLPEEQMSRRAHVTELLTDIQLFVEQSDDVSLEAYLRKVSLVTDVDQWENAADAVTLMTLHSAKGLEFPIVFVTGLEEGLFPILRPAGDEGNMEDALEEERRLFYVGITRAQDRLFLSCAMRRQRYGGAVSSSASQFLFEIPEDLLDAGFKISEVSSIPRRKTGREPARRVKSGEPFLMDVGSWVVHPAWGRGQIQSRAGSGQNAKLKVRFDGGAVRTLLVEYANLQPG